One window from the genome of Pyrobaculum ferrireducens encodes:
- a CDS encoding fibrillarin-like rRNA/tRNA 2'-O-methyltransferase has product MSIEVVDVRPHERHYGVYIVKFEDGTERIATVNLTPGKRVYGERLIKWGGLEYREWNPYRSKLAAAILNGLKFVPIAEGTQILYLGAASGTTPSHMSDIVGERGLIYSVEFSPRVFREFMEKLVDQGRRNVIPILGDARFPYQYAHYVKGVDVVYIDVAQPAQAKILADNADYFLKPGGHVMLVIKAMSIDVTAPATETFKQEINTLKERGFDILETVHLEPYDTAHAMVIAKKKS; this is encoded by the coding sequence ATGTCTATTGAAGTGGTAGACGTGAGACCTCACGAGCGTCATTACGGCGTGTATATCGTCAAGTTTGAAGACGGCACGGAGAGGATCGCCACTGTGAACCTAACTCCGGGGAAGAGGGTCTACGGGGAGAGGCTTATTAAGTGGGGTGGCTTGGAGTACAGGGAGTGGAACCCCTACCGCTCAAAGCTGGCCGCGGCTATTCTAAACGGTCTGAAGTTCGTCCCCATCGCCGAGGGCACCCAGATCCTCTACCTAGGCGCGGCCTCGGGCACCACCCCCAGCCACATGAGCGACATTGTGGGGGAGAGGGGCTTGATATACTCGGTGGAGTTCTCCCCCCGCGTCTTTAGGGAGTTCATGGAGAAGCTTGTGGATCAGGGGAGGAGAAACGTAATTCCCATACTTGGCGATGCCAGATTCCCCTACCAGTACGCCCACTACGTCAAGGGGGTGGACGTGGTGTATATAGACGTGGCCCAGCCGGCTCAGGCTAAGATATTGGCGGACAACGCCGACTACTTCCTAAAGCCGGGCGGCCACGTCATGCTGGTGATCAAGGCCATGAGTATCGACGTCACGGCGCCTGCCACTGAGACCTTTAAGCAGGAGATAAACACACTAAAGGAGAGGGGGTTTGACATACTTGAGACAGTCCACCTAGAGCCATACGACACGGCCCACGCGATGGTTATCGCGAAAAAGAAGTCTTAA
- a CDS encoding FAD-dependent oxidoreductase, with product MRFLLRCRPNTKKPPTGKKVAIIGAGPAGLGAAGVLLCNGHEVHIYDALPEPGGLLIFGIPPFRVPREGVREGVKELVDAGAKFYTSTFVYCGEKPREHEALLLVKEFVNLEELVNRYDAVVLTTGTWKSRSLGVPGEGLPGVYKALDYLFRIYSSQLGYLPREKVYPTGRKVLVVGAGLTAVDAALEAKLQGAEKVVVAYRRTINEAPAGRKTIETELTAKGIEFRELVNPVAFLGAGRLEKVRFIRMRLGPPDKSGRPRPEPVPGSEFEEEFDTALIAAGEEPTPPGNCLGIEFNPDGTIKVDEKMMTTRHGVFAAGDVVTGPSLIGKALGSGMRAAQYVDEFLKS from the coding sequence ATGCGGTTTCTACTGAGGTGCAGGCCAAACACCAAGAAGCCGCCCACCGGCAAGAAGGTGGCTATAATAGGCGCGGGGCCTGCGGGACTCGGAGCCGCCGGGGTGTTGCTGTGCAACGGCCACGAAGTCCATATATACGACGCCCTGCCGGAGCCCGGGGGCCTCCTCATATTCGGCATACCGCCTTTCAGAGTCCCGCGGGAGGGCGTCAGGGAGGGGGTAAAGGAGCTGGTAGACGCAGGTGCCAAGTTCTACACCTCCACCTTTGTCTACTGCGGAGAGAAGCCGCGGGAACACGAGGCCCTACTCCTAGTAAAAGAATTCGTAAATCTAGAAGAGTTGGTCAATAGATACGACGCTGTGGTGTTAACCACAGGCACTTGGAAAAGCAGGTCACTAGGCGTGCCCGGCGAGGGGCTCCCCGGCGTATACAAGGCACTAGACTACTTGTTTAGGATATATTCCAGCCAGCTTGGATACCTGCCGAGAGAAAAAGTGTACCCAACGGGGAGGAAGGTTTTGGTGGTAGGCGCCGGGCTCACAGCCGTAGACGCGGCTCTCGAGGCTAAGCTCCAGGGCGCCGAGAAGGTCGTCGTGGCCTACCGGCGCACTATAAACGAGGCGCCCGCGGGGAGGAAGACCATCGAGACAGAGCTGACAGCCAAGGGCATTGAGTTTAGGGAGCTAGTCAACCCCGTGGCTTTCCTAGGCGCCGGGAGGCTTGAAAAGGTGAGGTTTATACGGATGCGGCTTGGGCCGCCTGACAAGTCGGGGAGGCCCAGGCCGGAGCCCGTGCCCGGTAGCGAGTTTGAGGAAGAATTCGACACGGCGCTGATCGCCGCCGGCGAGGAGCCCACCCCGCCTGGGAACTGCCTAGGGATTGAGTTCAACCCAGACGGCACTATAAAGGTGGACGAGAAAATGATGACGACGCGGCACGGGGTTTTCGCAGCTGGAGACGTGGTTACGGGGCCCTCCCTCATCGGTAAGGCGCTTGGCTCAGGGATGAGGGCGGCGCAGTACGTAGACGAGTTTTTGAAGTCTTAA
- the cmk gene encoding (d)CMP kinase: protein MVVVAVSGQPGSGKTTIAREIARILGVPLVSSGTLFREMATKMGMDLIEFHKYAEANPEIDKKVDSLAVERAKAGDVVLEGHLTAWVVRPYADVCIYLKASLETRARRVSLRDKKSFEEALREVTEREELNRKRYLSIYGIDIRDLSIFDLVLDTSHLSINDAVRISLDFTCTSLNIKYSRRIC, encoded by the coding sequence ATGGTTGTAGTTGCAGTTTCTGGACAACCTGGTAGCGGAAAGACCACCATAGCGAGGGAAATAGCGAGGATCCTGGGCGTCCCCCTCGTATCGTCAGGTACCCTCTTCAGAGAGATGGCTACAAAGATGGGGATGGACCTAATAGAGTTTCATAAATATGCAGAGGCGAACCCCGAAATCGATAAGAAAGTCGACTCCCTAGCGGTGGAGAGGGCCAAGGCGGGGGACGTGGTGCTGGAGGGGCACCTCACGGCGTGGGTCGTGAGGCCTTACGCCGACGTGTGTATATATCTAAAAGCTTCGCTAGAGACGCGGGCCCGGCGCGTCTCTCTTAGAGACAAGAAGAGTTTCGAAGAGGCGCTGAGAGAGGTGACTGAGAGGGAAGAGCTGAATAGAAAGAGGTACCTCTCCATCTATGGCATAGATATAAGAGACCTCTCAATTTTCGACTTGGTGCTGGACACCTCCCACCTCTCTATAAACGACGCGGTGAGGATTAGCCTAGATTTTACCTGCACCTCTCTCAATATAAAATACTCCCGGAGAATTTGTTGA
- a CDS encoding 50S ribosomal protein L34e, with protein sequence MPRPAHRSRSVRRIKRKTPGGRTAVRYEKKAKGVPRCPVTGLAIGGMDKKIYRFGVRVRAPSRPYGGVFSHKVLARGLRLAARGL encoded by the coding sequence ATGCCGAGGCCGGCTCACCGCTCTCGAAGCGTTAGGCGAATAAAGAGGAAGACGCCCGGCGGCCGCACAGCTGTACGCTACGAGAAAAAAGCCAAGGGCGTGCCTAGGTGCCCCGTCACTGGCCTGGCCATCGGCGGGATGGACAAAAAGATCTACCGATTTGGCGTAAGGGTGAGGGCGCCCAGTAGGCCATACGGTGGTGTTTTTTCACATAAGGTCTTGGCGAGGGGGCTGAGGCTGGCGGCGAGGGGGCTGTAG